TTATCGGGAGTCCATCCTGCTGACGAAGACGTGAAGCGTGAGGAATGAGAAGCCATAAACCTTGAGACACCTGGCGTGAGGGAGTTGCTCCCGGTCGTTCCCCACAGACAAAGAGATGAAGGAGGCTTTTTCGATCGAAGGACTGACGGAAAGCATGTTGAACCGAGACTTCCCAAGTCATTTACACACACTAGCTCAACACTCGATTATCCGCTTGGTGAATGGTTGTTCAGTATGACATGAATACCCATGAAGAACATCGGCAGAATCCATATCGGGACTTCAGGCTGGCATTATCCTCATTGGGTGGGACCTTTTTATCCCTCCGGCATGGCCAGTGACGAGTTTCTCCCGTTCTATGCCCGCCACTTCGGCACTGTTGAAATCAACAACACGTTTTATCATCTTCCTGCCCTTCACACCCTGAGAGAGTGGGAAAAAGAAACACCCAACAACTTCCTATTCACCTGTAAAGGCAGCCGGTTCATCACGCACATGAAAAAGTTGAAAGATCCTGAGAAGAGCATAGAACGATTTTTTGAGACCATCACCGTGCTGCGCCACAAACTGGGACCAATCCTCTTTCAGTTGCCACCACGTTGGAGAATGAATGTGTCCCGGTTGGAAGAATTTTTGAAAGCGCTACCCACACCATTCCGCTATGCATTCGAATTCCGGGAAGAAAGCTGGTTCGCACAACCCGTCTATGACTTGCTGACCAAATACGATACGGCCTTTTGTCTCTATCACCTGGCCGGTCGATGGTCACCGGAAATCGTCACCACGAATTTTGTGTATATCCGGCTTC
The Nitrospiraceae bacterium DNA segment above includes these coding regions:
- a CDS encoding DUF72 domain-containing protein, translating into MKNIGRIHIGTSGWHYPHWVGPFYPSGMASDEFLPFYARHFGTVEINNTFYHLPALHTLREWEKETPNNFLFTCKGSRFITHMKKLKDPEKSIERFFETITVLRHKLGPILFQLPPRWRMNVSRLEEFLKALPTPFRYAFEFREESWFAQPVYDLLTKYDTAFCLYHLAGRWSPEIVTTNFVYIRLHGPGEAYQGKYRAPTLRLLANKCHTWAQSGKDVYCYFDNDQDGYAPINALALQKNVEALREKPS